One genomic region from Terriglobia bacterium encodes:
- a CDS encoding four helix bundle protein: MGTSYRSIPSKIAEGQARYSQQEFLRFLSNARGSLAEVETQLLLRAELGYVPEDEMHKLSRKTAEVGRLLNGLYSAIQLRTENRELRTS, translated from the coding sequence ATGGGAACGAGTTATCGTTCGATTCCGAGCAAAATAGCCGAAGGTCAGGCCAGGTACTCCCAACAAGAGTTCCTGAGATTTCTAAGCAATGCTCGCGGGTCGCTGGCCGAAGTTGAAACCCAATTGTTACTCCGCGCCGAATTGGGTTATGTTCCTGAAGACGAAATGCACAAGCTGTCGCGAAAGACCGCAGAAGTCGGCCGATTACTGAACGGACTCTACTCAGCAATCCAACTGAGAACTGAGAACCGAGAACTGAGAACTTCTTGA
- a CDS encoding ZIP family metal transporter, translating to MNVTLLSLTLGLTAALANTFGGLIPVQRNWEKRYLKYFMALGAGFMLSTALVEMVPASIQLRGPGAGFIVLCGYLLIHFFEHTVTPHFHFGEETHHHEFEHTNRSISVLTGLLIHTFFDGIAIASGFLVSNRLGWIVFLAVFLHKIPEGFTISSVMLASGRSRFKSWGASAMLGVATFAGVLLMTLTRHAVDIGLPISAGVTIYVAASDIMPEVNHEPGVRMALLVFVGAALMFIFDHIFHLH from the coding sequence TTGAACGTCACTCTCCTAAGCCTAACCCTCGGCCTCACCGCCGCTCTTGCCAACACATTCGGCGGTCTCATCCCTGTCCAGCGGAATTGGGAGAAGCGCTATCTCAAGTACTTCATGGCGCTCGGTGCCGGATTCATGCTCTCCACCGCCCTCGTCGAGATGGTTCCCGCCAGCATCCAGCTTCGCGGCCCTGGCGCAGGGTTCATTGTTCTCTGCGGATATCTTCTAATCCACTTCTTCGAGCACACCGTCACGCCGCATTTCCACTTTGGCGAAGAGACGCACCATCACGAGTTCGAACACACGAACCGCAGCATATCCGTACTCACCGGACTTCTCATTCACACGTTCTTTGACGGGATCGCCATCGCGTCTGGCTTCCTGGTTTCCAACCGGCTCGGCTGGATCGTTTTCCTCGCCGTCTTCCTGCACAAGATTCCGGAAGGCTTCACTATCTCATCTGTCATGCTGGCCAGTGGCCGCAGCCGCTTCAAATCATGGGGAGCATCGGCCATGCTCGGCGTCGCCACGTTTGCTGGCGTACTTCTCATGACGCTCACTCGTCATGCCGTCGATATTGGACTGCCCATCTCCGCCGGCGTCACCATCTACGTCGCAGCCAGCGACATCATGCCCGAGGTCAATCACGAACCCGGGGTCCGCATGGCATTGCTCGTCTTCGTCGGAGCCGCCCTCATGTTTATCTTCGATCACATCTTCCATCTGCACTAG
- a CDS encoding group 1 truncated hemoglobin, whose translation MIDKLYDTIGGNRTIWAATEAFYRRVLADPELQPFFQSVDMKHLVARQSMFISMLLGGRVVYTGKDIVAAHVNARMLGLTDAHFNTFVNHFRDALAEVGVAPGTAEEIVNLLESKRSAILNNASMFSADA comes from the coding sequence ATGATCGACAAACTCTATGACACCATCGGTGGAAACCGCACCATTTGGGCCGCGACCGAAGCCTTCTATCGTCGCGTGCTCGCCGATCCCGAGTTGCAGCCCTTCTTCCAATCCGTCGATATGAAGCACCTCGTTGCGCGACAAAGCATGTTCATCTCCATGCTCCTCGGCGGTCGCGTCGTGTATACGGGAAAGGACATCGTCGCCGCTCACGTAAACGCCCGCATGCTGGGTTTGACGGATGCCCACTTCAACACCTTCGTCAACCACTTCCGCGATGCCCTCGCCGAAGTGGGCGTGGCTCCAGGCACGGCGGAGGAGATCGTCAATCTGCTTGAATCCAAGCGAAGCGCAATCCTGAATAACGCCTCTATGTTTTCCGCCGACGCTTAG